From the genome of Cedecea lapagei, one region includes:
- a CDS encoding TonB-dependent siderophore receptor — protein sequence MTRIPLGSTFVRQALLNSHLLIISTFIAGAPAFAADRPKEETLTVVANANPDGSPTSYTQDDTSIASRSKTPRSEIPQSVSVVTPQVIDDYAVTSVNDAMKFVSGVTQSNTLGGIEDGFVKRGFGSNSDGSVFIDGVRSNQGLAMDSSIDHVEVLKGSASLLYGILNPGGVINLVSKKPQYTWNTHVSGTSSSNGGGSGMVDVTGPLGNGFAFRLVAERQHEDYWRNFGSDEHTLIAPSLSWYGDKASFNISYVEYKFDIPYDRGTAFINGQPLNIPYDRRIDDYANHAWGKNKRLTTSYSYKLDDTWETNLNYAWMQRRYDSNEVRATAVDPVSGIVSRRADANRGFNHQTDYASWDINGSPELLGMTHDITLGADYEQNETYKKNSYRGKVSKTFNMYKPVYGETPVTNSSTYNDTNSNLRTNLYSRSVFAKDSIHLNDQWIAVLGGRLQRYTQTSSSGWLKPKTTLEDRGNAFLPQMGLVYKIIPDVSLYGSYSKSFTPSTQTDDDGNVASTEKGTTWEVGAKWQMSPRLTSSLALYRIDEKDMSVFINGVTRNIPKARSTGAELELNGEIAEDWNLTANYSYDKTEIVEDDINPVNVGNRLVNAPTTMGGLYLSHTLRFSWLPGEVRLGGGGRYVGSRAGDPENSFTMPSYTVADAFIAWDSKLVGKNTELKLNVKNLFDREYYESSAGNLRVIEGEPRTVYLSASVDF from the coding sequence ATGACTCGTATTCCATTGGGTTCAACTTTCGTTCGCCAGGCGCTTCTTAATTCACACTTACTCATTATTTCAACCTTCATTGCGGGTGCACCTGCTTTTGCAGCCGACCGCCCCAAAGAAGAGACATTGACGGTCGTTGCCAACGCTAACCCGGACGGCTCACCAACAAGCTATACCCAGGATGACACCTCCATTGCCTCGCGCAGCAAAACGCCGCGTAGCGAAATCCCTCAGTCCGTTAGCGTCGTGACGCCTCAGGTTATTGACGATTATGCTGTTACCTCGGTCAATGATGCGATGAAGTTTGTCAGCGGCGTTACGCAGAGTAATACCCTGGGCGGCATAGAGGACGGTTTTGTAAAACGTGGGTTTGGTTCAAACAGCGACGGTTCGGTGTTTATTGACGGCGTGCGCAGTAACCAGGGCCTGGCAATGGATTCCAGCATCGATCATGTTGAGGTGCTTAAAGGTTCGGCCTCCCTGCTCTACGGCATCCTGAACCCTGGCGGGGTGATCAACCTCGTCAGTAAGAAACCCCAGTATACCTGGAATACCCACGTCAGCGGCACAAGCAGCAGCAACGGCGGCGGTTCGGGGATGGTTGACGTCACCGGCCCGCTCGGCAACGGTTTCGCCTTCCGTCTGGTTGCTGAACGCCAGCACGAAGATTACTGGCGTAACTTCGGCAGCGATGAGCACACGCTGATAGCCCCCTCTCTGAGCTGGTACGGCGACAAAGCCTCGTTCAATATCAGCTATGTGGAATATAAGTTTGATATCCCTTACGACCGCGGCACGGCGTTTATCAACGGCCAGCCGCTAAACATTCCTTACGATCGCCGCATCGACGATTACGCCAACCACGCCTGGGGCAAGAACAAGCGACTGACAACCAGCTATTCATACAAGCTGGATGATACCTGGGAAACCAACCTGAACTACGCCTGGATGCAGCGCCGCTACGACAGCAATGAGGTTCGCGCCACGGCGGTTGATCCCGTCAGCGGCATTGTCTCCCGACGCGCGGATGCAAACCGGGGCTTTAATCACCAGACCGATTACGCCTCATGGGACATTAACGGCAGCCCGGAACTGCTGGGGATGACTCACGACATCACGCTCGGCGCGGACTACGAGCAAAACGAAACTTACAAAAAGAATTCCTACCGTGGGAAGGTGTCGAAAACCTTCAATATGTACAAACCGGTCTACGGCGAAACGCCGGTGACCAACAGCAGCACCTATAACGACACCAACAGTAATCTGCGCACCAACCTTTATAGCCGCTCTGTATTTGCCAAAGACAGTATCCACCTGAACGACCAGTGGATAGCCGTGCTGGGTGGCCGTCTGCAGCGTTACACCCAGACGTCCAGCTCAGGCTGGCTGAAGCCGAAAACCACGCTTGAAGACAGAGGTAATGCATTTCTGCCGCAAATGGGCCTGGTGTATAAAATCATTCCGGACGTTTCGCTTTACGGCAGCTACAGCAAATCCTTTACTCCCTCAACACAGACGGACGATGACGGCAACGTCGCCTCTACCGAAAAAGGCACAACCTGGGAAGTGGGCGCGAAATGGCAGATGTCGCCACGTCTTACCAGCAGCCTGGCGCTTTACCGCATTGACGAAAAAGACATGTCGGTGTTTATCAACGGCGTTACACGCAACATCCCGAAAGCCCGCTCGACCGGGGCGGAATTAGAGCTTAACGGCGAAATTGCTGAGGACTGGAACCTGACGGCGAACTACAGCTACGACAAAACGGAGATTGTTGAAGACGATATTAACCCGGTAAACGTTGGCAATCGTCTGGTGAATGCGCCGACGACCATGGGCGGGCTCTACCTCAGTCATACCCTGCGCTTCTCCTGGCTGCCGGGTGAAGTACGCCTGGGCGGCGGCGGTCGCTATGTCGGCAGCCGTGCAGGCGATCCGGAAAACAGCTTTACCATGCCGTCTTACACCGTGGCGGATGCGTTTATCGCCTGGGACAGCAAGCTTGTCGGCAAAAACACCGAGCTGAAGCTGAACGTCAAAAACCTGTTTGACCGCGAATACTACGAGTCCAGCGCCGGTAACCTGCGCGTGATCGAAGGCGAACCCCGCACCGTTTATCTCTCCGCGAGCGTGGACTTCTGA
- a CDS encoding patatin-like phospholipase family protein: MSKALVLSGGGAVGVAWETGVVFGLARGGVDLRDANFVTGTSAGSSVGARVAAGQDLESVVAFYRDMGRKLAANAMPRMGPTDEELGAVMGKIADTLTGDGTPEARRAKLGQFALAAPAAPEEVLLERFADLKDVAWPPSYHCPTIDAETGEWVVWDSTSGVGLDRGIASSCCVPGLSAPITINGRRYIDGGFRSPTSADLAKGNDLVLVISLVDRSAQTGAFAQMGFGAQLERELQYLRDSGSEVLMFEADSYSKAAIGINPMDSSKAPAALEAGIRQGETEASRIGAFWNSL; the protein is encoded by the coding sequence ATGAGCAAGGCTTTGGTACTGAGTGGCGGTGGCGCTGTTGGCGTCGCATGGGAAACGGGTGTGGTCTTTGGCCTTGCCCGCGGCGGCGTTGACCTGCGTGACGCTAACTTTGTGACCGGGACATCGGCCGGTTCCTCGGTAGGCGCCCGTGTCGCCGCAGGTCAGGATCTGGAGAGCGTTGTTGCGTTCTACCGCGACATGGGGCGGAAGCTCGCAGCAAACGCAATGCCGCGTATGGGCCCGACCGACGAGGAACTGGGTGCGGTGATGGGGAAAATCGCCGACACGCTGACCGGCGATGGAACGCCCGAGGCGCGACGCGCAAAGCTGGGCCAATTCGCACTGGCTGCACCCGCCGCTCCCGAAGAAGTCCTTCTCGAAAGGTTTGCCGACTTGAAGGACGTCGCGTGGCCGCCGAGCTACCACTGCCCGACGATCGACGCAGAGACTGGCGAATGGGTTGTTTGGGATTCGACGTCGGGTGTAGGACTGGATCGCGGGATTGCATCGAGCTGCTGTGTCCCGGGCCTGTCCGCTCCGATCACTATCAACGGTCGACGCTACATCGACGGCGGTTTCCGGTCGCCTACCAGCGCAGACCTCGCGAAGGGGAATGACCTCGTTCTCGTCATTTCGTTGGTGGACCGCTCGGCACAAACCGGCGCGTTCGCGCAGATGGGGTTCGGTGCGCAGTTGGAGCGCGAGTTGCAGTATCTTCGCGACAGCGGATCGGAGGTGCTGATGTTCGAAGCGGACTCATACTCGAAAGCAGCGATCGGCATCAATCCGATGGACTCATCGAAGGCGCCGGCGGCGCTTGAAGCTGGCATCCGTCAGGGCGAAACCGAAGCTTCGCGCATCGGAGCGTTCTGGAATAGTTTGTAA
- a CDS encoding TetR/AcrR family transcriptional regulator: MARPKQLDRDKALDAAKRLFWQRGYAGVSADDLIKEMGIARQSLYDNFGSKRALYLEALRSYNTGNVGALIQLLREEKSVRETLKRLLLAPAQLSQEEREMGCFNVSSLSEFGLADPEVLAASEGSRVAANAAIESLIDEGKRNGELPAHLNTRVASNYIACISAGLKVSSRAGASSDMLREIGEMALTAITGGDLPA; this comes from the coding sequence ATGGCCCGACCCAAGCAGCTTGATCGCGACAAAGCGCTGGACGCCGCAAAGCGGCTATTCTGGCAACGCGGCTACGCCGGTGTATCGGCCGACGACCTCATCAAGGAGATGGGAATCGCGCGGCAGAGTCTGTACGACAATTTTGGCAGCAAGCGTGCGCTATACCTTGAGGCTCTACGCTCCTACAACACCGGCAATGTCGGCGCACTCATTCAGCTTCTTCGCGAAGAAAAGTCGGTACGCGAAACGCTGAAGCGCCTCCTGCTGGCACCTGCCCAGCTCTCGCAGGAAGAACGCGAGATGGGTTGCTTCAACGTCAGCTCGCTTTCCGAGTTCGGTCTCGCCGATCCAGAAGTGCTGGCGGCAAGCGAAGGAAGTCGCGTAGCCGCGAACGCCGCCATCGAGTCCCTGATCGACGAAGGAAAGCGCAACGGTGAACTTCCCGCCCATCTGAACACCCGCGTCGCCAGCAACTACATCGCCTGCATATCGGCCGGCCTTAAGGTTTCCAGTCGCGCTGGCGCGAGCAGCGATATGCTGCGCGAGATCGGCGAGATGGCATTGACCGCCATCACGGGCGGCGATCTGCCGGCGTAG
- the tyrP gene encoding tyrosine transporter TyrP yields the protein MKNRTLGSVFIVAGTTIGAGMLAMPLASAGVGFGVTLLMLIGLWGLMCYTALLLVEVYQHVSAETGLGTLARRYIGRPGQWLTGFSMLFLMYALTAAYISGAGELLAASLSQWLSTTISATSGVLLFTVVAGGIVCVGTHMVDMFNRVLFSAKIILLVVMLALMMPHIHHTNLLTLPIEKGLALSAIPVIFTSFGFHGSVPSIVSYMNGNIRKLRWVFIIGSAIPLVAYIFWQLATLGAIDSPTFAGLMAEHSGLNGFLQVVRQVVATPHVELAVHLFADFALATSFLGVSLGLFDYLGDLFARNRKASGRLQTGLMTFLPPLVFALFYPQGFVMALGYAGVALAVLALLVPSMLVWQSRKQHPETTWRVAGGKPLLVLVFACGIAVIVIQFLIVVGLLPEVG from the coding sequence GTGAAGAACAGGACTCTTGGCAGTGTTTTTATCGTGGCGGGAACCACAATTGGCGCAGGAATGCTGGCGATGCCGCTGGCTTCTGCAGGCGTAGGTTTTGGCGTTACGCTGCTGATGCTTATCGGCCTTTGGGGCTTGATGTGTTACACCGCGCTGCTGCTGGTAGAGGTTTATCAGCATGTCTCCGCGGAAACCGGCCTTGGCACCCTTGCCCGGCGCTACATAGGCCGCCCTGGACAATGGTTGACAGGCTTTAGCATGCTGTTCCTGATGTACGCGCTCACGGCTGCCTATATCAGCGGTGCGGGTGAGCTGCTGGCCGCGAGCCTTAGCCAGTGGCTTTCCACGACGATTTCAGCCACCTCCGGCGTTCTCCTGTTTACCGTAGTAGCGGGCGGGATTGTCTGTGTCGGCACCCATATGGTGGATATGTTTAACCGCGTGCTGTTTAGCGCCAAAATCATTCTGCTGGTGGTGATGCTGGCGCTGATGATGCCGCATATTCACCATACAAACCTGCTGACGCTGCCAATTGAAAAAGGACTGGCGCTCTCCGCCATTCCGGTAATTTTCACCTCATTCGGCTTCCACGGTAGCGTGCCGAGCATTGTCAGTTACATGAACGGTAATATCCGCAAGCTGCGCTGGGTGTTTATCATCGGCAGCGCCATCCCGCTGGTGGCCTACATCTTCTGGCAGCTGGCAACCCTCGGAGCCATTGATTCCCCGACCTTTGCCGGGCTGATGGCTGAACACTCCGGCCTCAACGGGTTCCTGCAGGTTGTGCGCCAGGTTGTTGCGACGCCGCACGTAGAGCTGGCGGTTCATTTGTTTGCCGATTTCGCGCTGGCCACCTCTTTCCTTGGGGTTTCCCTGGGCCTGTTTGACTACCTGGGCGATCTCTTTGCCCGTAATCGTAAGGCTTCTGGTCGACTGCAAACCGGGCTGATGACCTTCCTGCCGCCGCTGGTCTTCGCGCTATTTTACCCGCAGGGATTTGTGATGGCATTGGGGTATGCGGGAGTTGCGCTGGCGGTACTGGCCCTGCTGGTTCCTTCGATGCTGGTCTGGCAGAGCCGTAAGCAGCACCCGGAGACAACCTGGCGCGTTGCGGGCGGCAAACCGCTGCTGGTTCTGGTCTTCGCCTGCGGTATTGCAGTCATCGTTATTCAGTTCCTGATTGTCGTTGGTCTGCTGCCGGAAGTCGGCTAA
- a CDS encoding ABC transporter substrate-binding protein, translated as MKVSLVMTGLLLASAGCGATTYPITVTDMDNQRITIEKEPQHVILQDGRDILSLALLDREDPFRRVVAWNNLPKKQDTQTWDVLKRKWPEATRIIDMGFSDQGEVNLESVLAQQPDIMIAQLRAKPALEQTGVIKSLKKLNIPVVFVDYELHPVENTANSVKLLGTVLNQEARAKEYTDYYQQHLTKIQQVAADVKNKPTVFIEPIAGNTENCCFTHGHNGWGALVEAVGGKNIGSTLLPGSAGFVSMEQIIAMKPDVYIMSGSKRPNPSVLPFGYGGTPQEVNGTFSKLLARTTFQNIEPVKEGKVYGVYHHFYNHPYNIIGMEILAKDLYPQKLQDLDPTADYHQIITRFTQIPDDPILLSYTYKKP; from the coding sequence ATGAAAGTCAGTTTGGTCATGACAGGGTTATTGCTCGCCTCAGCAGGCTGCGGCGCGACAACGTATCCCATCACGGTTACCGATATGGATAACCAGCGCATTACGATCGAAAAAGAACCTCAGCACGTTATTTTGCAGGACGGACGCGACATTCTCTCCCTCGCGCTGCTCGACCGCGAAGATCCGTTCAGGCGAGTCGTTGCCTGGAATAATCTGCCGAAAAAACAGGATACCCAGACCTGGGACGTGCTGAAGCGCAAATGGCCTGAGGCCACCAGGATTATCGATATGGGCTTTAGCGATCAGGGCGAAGTTAATCTTGAAAGCGTGCTGGCGCAGCAGCCGGATATCATGATTGCGCAACTGCGGGCTAAGCCTGCGCTCGAGCAAACCGGCGTGATCAAGTCACTTAAGAAGCTAAATATACCCGTAGTATTCGTGGACTATGAGCTACATCCGGTGGAAAACACCGCCAACAGCGTGAAGCTGCTGGGGACCGTGCTTAATCAGGAAGCGCGCGCCAAAGAGTACACAGATTACTATCAGCAGCACCTGACCAAAATCCAGCAAGTGGCGGCCGACGTTAAAAACAAACCGACCGTGTTTATTGAGCCGATTGCCGGAAACACGGAAAACTGCTGTTTTACCCACGGGCACAATGGCTGGGGCGCGCTGGTTGAAGCCGTAGGCGGGAAGAATATTGGTTCTACATTGCTTCCGGGAAGCGCTGGGTTTGTGTCGATGGAGCAGATCATTGCCATGAAGCCGGACGTTTATATTATGTCTGGCTCTAAACGCCCGAATCCGAGCGTATTGCCGTTTGGCTATGGCGGCACGCCACAGGAAGTCAACGGAACCTTCAGCAAGCTGCTGGCGCGCACCACGTTCCAGAATATCGAGCCGGTTAAAGAGGGCAAGGTCTACGGGGTTTATCACCACTTCTACAACCACCCGTATAACATCATCGGGATGGAGATTTTAGCCAAAGACCTGTATCCGCAAAAGCTTCAGGATCTTGATCCCACCGCGGATTACCATCAGATCATCACGCGTTTCACGCAGATTCCTGATGATCCGATTCTGTTAAGTTACACCTACAAAAAACCGTAA
- a CDS encoding NAD-dependent malic enzyme, with the protein MDIKPKKHRSLYIPYAGPVLLEFPLLNKGSAFSIEERRNFNLLGLLPEVVETIEEQAERAWIQYQGFKTEIDKHIYLRNIQDTNETLFYRLVENHLEEMMPVIYTPTVGAACERFSEIYRRSRGVFINYENRHHMDDILQNVPNHNIKVIVVTDGERILGLGDQGIGGMGIPIGKLSLYTACGGISPAYTLPVVLDVGTNNQQLLNDPLYMGSRHPRITGDDYYEFVDEFIQAVRHRWPDVLLQFEDFAQKNAMPLLTRYRDEICSFNDDIQGTAAVTVGTLIAASRAAGSQLNQQKIVFLGAGSAGCGIAEQIIAQMQREGLSEEAARSNVYMVDRFGLLTDNMPNLLSFQTKLVQSRESLSEWDLENEAISLLDVVRNAKPNILIGVSGQTGLFTEEIIREMHKHCARPIVMPLSNPTSRVEATPQDIIAWTDGAALVATGSPFAPVSWKDKTYPIAQCNNAYIFPGIGLGVIASGASRITDEMLMAASESLAQHSPLLNDGEGMVLPELKDIQKVSRAIAFAVAKIAQQQGVAVVTSAEALKQAIDDNFWLPEYRDYRRTSI; encoded by the coding sequence ATGGACATCAAACCAAAAAAACATCGCTCGCTTTACATCCCTTACGCCGGACCCGTTTTACTTGAATTCCCCCTACTCAATAAAGGCAGCGCCTTCAGCATCGAAGAGCGTCGCAATTTCAACCTGCTTGGCCTGCTGCCTGAAGTGGTTGAAACCATCGAAGAACAAGCGGAACGCGCTTGGATCCAATACCAGGGCTTCAAAACTGAAATTGACAAGCATATCTACCTGCGCAACATCCAGGACACTAACGAAACGCTGTTCTATCGCCTGGTAGAAAATCATCTGGAAGAGATGATGCCGGTGATCTACACCCCGACAGTCGGCGCAGCCTGCGAACGTTTCTCCGAAATTTATCGCCGTTCCCGTGGCGTATTTATCAACTATGAAAATCGTCATCACATGGACGATATTCTGCAGAACGTGCCTAACCACAACATTAAAGTGATCGTGGTGACCGACGGCGAGCGTATTCTCGGCCTCGGCGACCAGGGCATCGGCGGCATGGGCATTCCTATCGGTAAACTCTCTCTCTATACCGCCTGCGGCGGGATCAGCCCGGCCTATACCCTGCCGGTGGTGCTGGACGTAGGGACCAACAACCAGCAGCTGCTGAACGATCCTCTGTATATGGGGTCTCGTCACCCGCGTATAACCGGCGACGATTACTATGAATTTGTTGACGAATTCATTCAGGCCGTTCGCCACCGCTGGCCGGACGTGCTGCTGCAGTTTGAAGATTTCGCACAGAAAAACGCTATGCCGCTGCTGACCCGCTATCGCGATGAGATCTGCTCGTTCAACGACGACATTCAGGGAACGGCGGCCGTGACCGTGGGCACGCTGATTGCCGCCAGCCGCGCGGCAGGCAGCCAGCTTAACCAGCAGAAAATCGTCTTCCTGGGCGCAGGCTCTGCCGGCTGCGGCATCGCCGAACAGATCATTGCCCAAATGCAGCGTGAAGGGCTGAGCGAAGAAGCTGCCCGCAGCAACGTGTATATGGTTGACCGTTTTGGCCTGCTGACCGACAACATGCCTAACCTGCTCTCCTTCCAGACTAAGCTGGTGCAGAGCCGCGAAAGCCTGTCTGAATGGGATCTGGAAAACGAAGCGATTTCGTTGCTGGACGTGGTGCGTAACGCGAAGCCAAATATTTTGATCGGCGTTTCTGGCCAGACCGGCCTGTTCACCGAAGAGATCATCCGCGAAATGCACAAGCACTGTGCTCGCCCTATCGTGATGCCGTTGTCTAACCCAACTTCCCGCGTGGAAGCAACTCCGCAGGACATCATCGCCTGGACCGACGGCGCGGCGCTGGTAGCAACCGGCAGCCCGTTCGCGCCGGTGAGCTGGAAAGACAAAACCTATCCTATCGCCCAGTGTAACAACGCCTACATCTTCCCGGGCATTGGCCTTGGGGTGATTGCTTCCGGTGCGTCACGCATTACCGACGAAATGCTGATGGCGGCGAGTGAGTCACTGGCTCAGCACTCTCCGCTGCTGAACGACGGTGAAGGCATGGTGCTGCCGGAGCTGAAAGATATTCAGAAAGTGTCTCGCGCCATTGCTTTTGCGGTGGCTAAAATTGCCCAGCAGCAAGGCGTAGCGGTAGTGACCTCCGCAGAAGCGCTGAAGCAGGCGATTGACGACAACTTCTGGCTGCCGGAATACCGCGACTACCGCAGGACTTCTATCTAA
- a CDS encoding GNAT family N-acetyltransferase — translation MQTFLYTAQTLHQADSTNPFNVVIETPRLKLSPPTEADASALLSIFSDPQVMQYWNTAPWQSLDEAKGFITRSEEEMRDGKTLTLCIHDKESGQLAGKCMLFSFAGPSRRAEIGFGLGREYWGKGLVNEAAGALIAYGFQALGLRRIEAEIDPDNQASAAALKKLGFLQEGLLRQRWEINGVISDSALFGLLAEDKKPA, via the coding sequence ATGCAAACCTTTCTCTATACGGCCCAAACTCTGCACCAGGCTGACAGCACAAACCCGTTCAACGTTGTCATTGAAACGCCGCGCCTTAAGCTGTCCCCGCCCACAGAGGCTGATGCCTCCGCGTTATTGAGTATCTTTTCCGACCCGCAGGTGATGCAGTACTGGAATACCGCGCCCTGGCAGTCCCTCGATGAGGCAAAAGGCTTTATCACCCGCAGCGAGGAAGAGATGCGTGACGGTAAGACGCTAACGCTTTGTATTCATGATAAAGAGTCAGGTCAGCTGGCCGGTAAGTGCATGCTGTTCAGCTTTGCAGGCCCGTCCCGTCGCGCAGAGATTGGCTTTGGGCTGGGGCGTGAGTATTGGGGCAAAGGGCTGGTGAATGAGGCCGCCGGGGCGCTGATTGCCTATGGGTTTCAGGCGCTCGGCTTGCGAAGAATTGAGGCTGAAATCGACCCTGATAACCAGGCCTCCGCCGCCGCGCTTAAGAAACTGGGCTTTCTCCAGGAAGGGCTGCTACGCCAGCGCTGGGAAATTAACGGCGTTATTTCAGACTCGGCGCTGTTTGGGCTGCTGGCAGAAGATAAAAAACCAGCTTAG
- a CDS encoding heavy metal sensor histidine kinase, giving the protein MKRTSLTFRLAVLLAAFSFVAFTVMGSALYYALRQQLSIRDDAALVSRVDQISTLLRDLDARQLIREKPHLFANMLGNTESLLVIRYVGGTTLLEVNPMQRDIPAVTPVAAGQRLTLEAVHHADSADGTPMVYMAAISPSANHLPPLEIVSARVLSDRTHILEEYRNKIILFASMMAAISVVLAVIFARRGISPLRRLAERTATIGTKTLSSRLDKLDVPTELDTLIDQINAMLERLERGFQQLKQVSADMAHDLRTPITTLLGQTEVGLGAARDNAYYQRLLGSNFEELQRMSRMIDNMLFLAQAEQPDREIQRHEIDVAEEIQRIGEYFEDLAADRDVAIKIQATGTVYADPLLLRRALANLLSNAVRYARSGSEIIIEAEPAEEGMSIKVINRGETISPAHQDRIFDRFYRVDPSRSDSAHSSGLGLSIVNSIMQLHQGRCWVESHAGITRFGLWFPNRH; this is encoded by the coding sequence ATGAAGCGCACCTCCCTGACCTTCCGCCTGGCCGTCTTGCTGGCGGCGTTCTCCTTCGTCGCCTTCACCGTTATGGGCAGCGCGCTTTATTACGCTCTGCGCCAGCAGCTGTCGATACGCGATGATGCCGCGTTAGTTTCTCGCGTTGATCAGATCAGTACCCTGCTGAGGGATCTCGACGCGCGGCAACTGATCCGTGAAAAGCCCCATTTGTTTGCCAATATGCTGGGGAATACGGAATCGCTGCTGGTGATCCGCTACGTGGGCGGCACAACGCTGCTGGAGGTGAACCCTATGCAGCGGGATATTCCTGCCGTAACTCCCGTTGCCGCAGGGCAGCGCCTGACGCTTGAGGCTGTACACCATGCTGATAGCGCTGACGGAACGCCGATGGTGTATATGGCCGCGATTAGCCCTTCAGCTAACCATTTACCGCCGCTGGAAATTGTCTCGGCACGCGTGCTGAGTGACAGAACCCATATCCTTGAAGAGTACCGCAATAAAATCATTCTCTTCGCCTCGATGATGGCGGCAATCTCCGTGGTGCTGGCCGTGATTTTTGCCAGACGGGGGATTTCGCCATTGCGCCGGCTTGCCGAACGTACGGCCACAATTGGCACCAAAACCCTCTCATCAAGGCTTGATAAGCTGGATGTCCCGACCGAGCTCGATACGCTGATCGACCAGATTAACGCCATGCTTGAGCGTCTTGAACGAGGATTCCAGCAGCTCAAACAGGTTAGCGCTGATATGGCCCACGACCTGCGTACGCCGATAACCACCCTGCTCGGCCAGACCGAGGTCGGCCTTGGAGCCGCCCGAGACAACGCCTATTACCAGCGTTTGTTGGGGTCCAATTTTGAAGAGCTTCAGCGCATGTCGCGAATGATAGATAACATGCTCTTTCTGGCCCAGGCCGAGCAGCCCGATCGGGAGATCCAGCGGCATGAGATTGACGTTGCCGAAGAGATTCAGCGTATCGGCGAGTACTTTGAAGATCTGGCCGCTGACCGCGACGTGGCGATTAAAATCCAGGCCACCGGTACCGTTTATGCCGATCCCCTGCTGCTTCGCCGCGCGCTGGCTAACCTGCTGTCTAACGCTGTGCGTTACGCCAGGTCCGGCAGCGAGATTATTATTGAAGCTGAGCCAGCGGAGGAAGGCATGTCTATCAAGGTGATTAACCGCGGGGAGACTATTTCCCCGGCGCATCAGGACAGAATTTTCGATCGTTTTTATCGAGTGGATCCTTCCCGCAGCGACTCGGCGCATTCCAGCGGGCTGGGGTTATCCATCGTTAACTCCATCATGCAGCTGCATCAGGGCCGCTGTTGGGTTGAAAGTCACGCAGGGATCACCCGTTTTGGCCTGTGGTTTCCGAACCGTCACTAA
- a CDS encoding heavy metal response regulator transcription factor translates to MKILIIEDEAKTASYLVSGLNEAGYTADWAANGIDGLHLAREESYDLILLDVMLPEMNGWTVMERLRAHSQTPVLFLSARGTLEDRLRGLGLGADEYLVKPFSFAELLARIRIILRRGQPLAESEEVLTLADLVVDIARFRCEREGKRITLTNKEFKLLVCFLQHPGQVLSRTFLASRVWDMNFDSDTNVVDVAVRRLRQKVDDPFPVRLIHTVHGVGYRCEQES, encoded by the coding sequence TTGAAAATCCTCATCATTGAAGACGAAGCCAAAACCGCCTCTTACCTGGTCAGCGGGCTCAATGAAGCGGGCTATACCGCTGACTGGGCAGCCAATGGCATTGATGGCCTGCATCTGGCGAGAGAAGAGAGCTACGACCTTATTCTGCTGGACGTTATGCTGCCGGAAATGAACGGCTGGACGGTGATGGAGCGTTTACGCGCCCATAGCCAGACGCCGGTGCTGTTTCTGAGCGCGCGTGGAACCCTGGAAGACCGACTGCGCGGCCTTGGTCTGGGTGCCGATGAATACCTTGTTAAACCCTTCTCCTTTGCCGAATTGCTGGCAAGAATCCGCATTATTTTACGCCGCGGCCAGCCGCTTGCCGAGTCCGAGGAGGTGCTGACGCTGGCGGATCTGGTCGTGGATATCGCCAGGTTCCGCTGTGAGCGCGAAGGCAAACGCATCACGCTGACCAACAAAGAGTTTAAGCTGCTGGTCTGTTTTCTGCAGCATCCCGGGCAAGTCCTGTCGAGAACCTTTCTCGCCTCACGCGTCTGGGATATGAACTTCGACAGCGACACCAACGTCGTGGATGTCGCGGTTCGCAGGCTGCGGCAAAAAGTGGACGATCCTTTCCCGGTAAGGCTTATTCACACCGTGCATGGTGTGGGCTACCGCTGCGAGCAAGAGTCATGA